The Aquiluna sp. KACHI24 genome contains a region encoding:
- a CDS encoding zinc-dependent metalloprotease, translating to MNEQPDPNELERLIREMMQSGKIDPAMLEKVSGLISSPGLLQNLMSNFQTMFSGNSDAVNWDLALSQAASIARSSETSVDVAIAQEVPNAFEIAKLWLSEETGFENFQQPKILTRSMWAQDAMPLFKQLSEPIAISMAKALNESLSESMPEELKSALGSASNFLGNAGATLFAMQLGQAAGGLSKQVLTGSEIGIPLHDRPALVTQNLAELFKDLETPRNELLIYLAIRELAGAALFAANPYLREQIIAQIRQFASELKVDTSSIQQLAEQLESGQEMQTVIELGSALVARTEDQEIALERIETTLALIEGWVDSVSLAAARRLPSAEALQELYRRLRSASGVGQKTFAVLLGLELTPRLVREAAAALSLVAERFGTEVRDSLLAHPDQLPSIEEIRDPEKLIARLESDDDFDSQLRNLLGE from the coding sequence GTGAACGAGCAACCGGATCCGAATGAACTCGAGCGATTGATTCGCGAGATGATGCAGTCAGGCAAGATCGATCCTGCCATGCTCGAGAAAGTCAGTGGCCTGATTTCAAGTCCGGGTCTACTGCAGAACCTGATGTCAAACTTCCAAACAATGTTCTCTGGAAACAGCGATGCCGTGAACTGGGATTTAGCGCTCTCTCAGGCCGCATCAATCGCCCGTTCAAGCGAAACCTCAGTCGATGTGGCGATTGCACAGGAAGTGCCTAACGCGTTTGAAATTGCGAAGCTTTGGCTTAGTGAAGAGACTGGGTTTGAGAATTTTCAGCAGCCCAAAATCCTGACCAGATCGATGTGGGCTCAAGACGCCATGCCGCTGTTCAAGCAGCTGAGTGAGCCCATTGCAATCAGCATGGCAAAGGCTTTGAACGAGTCCCTTTCCGAATCAATGCCTGAGGAGCTGAAAAGCGCACTCGGCAGTGCATCGAACTTCTTGGGAAATGCCGGTGCGACGCTTTTTGCTATGCAGCTGGGTCAAGCTGCTGGAGGTCTGTCTAAGCAGGTTTTGACCGGTTCAGAGATCGGAATTCCGCTTCACGATCGACCCGCGTTGGTAACTCAGAATCTTGCGGAGCTTTTCAAGGATCTCGAGACTCCAAGAAATGAACTACTTATCTACTTGGCGATTCGAGAGCTTGCGGGAGCCGCGCTATTCGCCGCCAATCCCTACCTTCGCGAGCAAATCATCGCCCAGATACGGCAGTTTGCGTCCGAGTTGAAGGTGGACACGAGTTCGATTCAACAGCTCGCAGAGCAACTTGAATCTGGGCAAGAAATGCAGACAGTGATTGAGCTCGGATCCGCTTTGGTGGCGAGAACTGAAGACCAGGAAATTGCGCTTGAGCGGATTGAGACCACCCTCGCTTTGATTGAGGGCTGGGTGGACAGCGTGAGCCTTGCGGCTGCGAGACGACTTCCCTCTGCCGAAGCACTGCAGGAGCTATATCGCCGTCTTCGCTCCGCTTCAGGAGTAGGCCAAAAGACCTTTGCCGTGCTGCTGGGGCTAGAGCTAACGCCACGCCTTGTGAGAGAGGCTGCGGCAGCTCTGTCGTTGGTAGCAGAGAGGTTCGGCACAGAGGTTCGCGATAGCCTTCTGGCCCACCCGGACCAACTTCCCAGCATCGAAGAAATTAGGGATCCGGAAAAGCTGATCGCTCGTCTTGAATCGGATGACGACTTTGACTCGCAGCTAAGGAACCTGCTGGGCGAATAG
- a CDS encoding phosphotransferase: MGRPALILAALAADAAPGKNFRAYKKLETRNGIEQLELRDDLGFGFIFKMPSKSQFEANLALERAVVRALNGNSSQLPFEVREEIGITKDDQGLTGALFTTISGNEPDLAKLAPGGFSKTLADALAAIHQLDPNVVRSAGLPEYTAPEILHSKVAELDKIASTGKVPASLLTRWEQALEDVSLFRFHPTVIHGGISKDAVLLDGQRVVGMTDFDLKVSDPAEDLAWIVGGGLASTVEDTLLHYRAARPAADENLMQRAALYSELELGSWLVYCLEQGDEALIKQAEELIEELREQQDSGTLKDLRASSFAGIAAGTALIAEITTPIQQVSSDVEAVEVEVEASITEVEFLAGGVEEESSLEELGLTTEAIEVAEESKEPNPDELF; encoded by the coding sequence GTGGGTAGACCTGCTTTGATTTTAGCTGCGCTGGCAGCCGACGCTGCGCCTGGAAAAAACTTCCGTGCATACAAGAAACTTGAAACTCGAAACGGTATAGAACAGCTCGAACTTCGAGACGATCTAGGGTTCGGATTTATCTTCAAGATGCCCTCGAAGTCGCAATTTGAGGCAAACCTCGCCCTAGAGCGTGCGGTAGTCCGGGCCCTCAACGGAAACAGCAGTCAGCTTCCGTTCGAGGTTCGAGAAGAGATTGGCATTACCAAGGATGACCAAGGTCTGACTGGAGCTCTCTTCACCACCATCTCAGGCAACGAACCTGATCTCGCAAAGCTTGCCCCCGGCGGCTTCTCCAAGACTCTGGCAGATGCCCTAGCCGCGATTCACCAGCTCGATCCCAACGTGGTTCGTAGCGCGGGACTCCCCGAATACACGGCACCAGAGATCCTCCACAGCAAGGTAGCTGAGCTGGACAAGATTGCTTCAACCGGGAAAGTTCCGGCTTCGCTCCTAACTCGCTGGGAGCAAGCACTCGAGGATGTATCGCTATTCCGCTTCCACCCAACCGTGATCCACGGAGGCATTTCAAAGGATGCCGTTTTGCTGGATGGGCAGCGAGTGGTCGGTATGACAGATTTTGACCTCAAGGTTTCGGACCCCGCCGAGGATCTGGCTTGGATTGTCGGTGGCGGACTTGCCTCTACGGTTGAGGACACCCTTTTGCATTACCGCGCTGCGAGGCCAGCTGCTGATGAAAACTTGATGCAACGTGCCGCCCTCTACTCTGAACTCGAACTGGGTAGCTGGCTCGTCTACTGCCTAGAGCAGGGTGATGAGGCACTGATCAAGCAAGCCGAAGAGCTAATCGAAGAACTTCGTGAGCAGCAGGATTCCGGAACACTCAAGGACCTGCGGGCATCGAGTTTCGCTGGGATTGCAGCTGGCACTGCTCTAATCGCCGAGATCACCACTCCGATTCAACAGGTGAGCAGTGATGTCGAAGCAGTTGAGGTTGAGGTTGAAGCGTCCATTACCGAGGTCGAGTTCCTCGCGGGCGGCGTCGAAGAAGAGTCTTCGCTGGAGGAGCTTGGCCTCACGACTGAAGCGATTGAGGTAGCCGAGGAATCCAAAGAGCCTAACCCTGACGAGCTTTTCTAA
- a CDS encoding ATP-dependent helicase, producing MDDSARHPLLDSLDEDQREVAQQLRGPVAVIAGPGSGKTRVISHRIAYGVAMGVYDPAKVLAVTYTNKAAAELRTRMRALGVPNVSVRTFHAAALSQLQFFWPQLTGAQSPRLVPSKLALLRESAESLRIRLDQDQLFSLQSRLEYYRYTLTDPSGENFVPAGSVQFEQFLALSDAYQALKRERKLIDWEDAVSLAAGMFRSEPQLLEQFRQQYRFFTVDEYQDISALQQALLETWLDDREDVCVVGDPRQTIYSFAGANPDFLLRFSDRFPAADVFELNRNYRSSQEIVEYANRILGPDQIAQRALSSKPRFVEYPTALAEAQAISLRVSSLMREGVEPGEIAVLVRSNHQIEAIEVELAEQGIPTQVRGAGRFFAKPEVVQAMHALRALTVTDLEKPTFAAVSDVLRSLGWRTEGSGESWESLNWFITVLDELGGNPAIAEYVRELQERERSGHEPARNAVTLATIHSTKGLEWKCVFVASVSDSVFPPSRSAQEQFSEERRLYFVAITRAQELLEISFTSDRGRSPLLGSHS from the coding sequence ATGGATGATTCAGCTCGGCACCCATTGCTAGATTCCCTCGATGAGGACCAGCGCGAAGTGGCCCAGCAACTTCGCGGTCCAGTCGCTGTAATTGCCGGGCCGGGGTCTGGAAAAACTCGAGTTATCAGCCACCGAATTGCCTATGGGGTGGCGATGGGGGTTTACGATCCCGCCAAAGTCCTGGCGGTCACCTATACAAACAAGGCGGCGGCAGAGCTTCGCACCAGAATGCGCGCCCTTGGAGTCCCAAATGTTTCGGTGCGAACCTTTCACGCCGCTGCGCTTAGCCAGCTGCAGTTTTTCTGGCCTCAACTCACCGGAGCGCAATCACCTCGGTTGGTGCCATCAAAACTTGCTCTTCTGCGCGAGTCGGCAGAGTCGCTGAGAATTCGACTGGATCAAGATCAACTGTTCAGCCTTCAGTCTCGGTTGGAGTACTACCGCTACACGCTGACGGATCCATCAGGTGAAAACTTTGTCCCCGCCGGATCGGTTCAGTTTGAACAGTTTCTTGCCCTGAGTGATGCGTATCAGGCACTCAAGCGCGAGCGAAAGCTGATCGACTGGGAGGATGCGGTTTCTCTGGCAGCGGGCATGTTTAGATCGGAACCGCAGCTGCTCGAGCAGTTTCGACAGCAGTATCGGTTCTTTACGGTTGATGAGTACCAGGACATTTCTGCTTTGCAACAGGCGCTGTTGGAAACTTGGCTGGATGATCGAGAAGATGTCTGTGTAGTTGGTGATCCGCGTCAAACCATCTATAGCTTCGCTGGCGCAAACCCTGATTTCCTGTTGCGATTCTCCGATCGGTTTCCGGCTGCGGATGTGTTTGAGCTAAATCGCAATTACCGGTCATCTCAGGAGATTGTGGAGTACGCAAACCGAATCTTGGGACCGGATCAAATTGCGCAGCGTGCGCTGAGCTCCAAGCCGCGGTTTGTGGAATATCCAACTGCGCTGGCTGAGGCGCAAGCGATATCACTTCGAGTGAGTTCTCTAATGAGAGAGGGTGTTGAGCCTGGTGAGATCGCTGTTTTGGTCAGGTCAAATCACCAAATTGAGGCAATCGAGGTCGAACTAGCGGAGCAGGGAATACCAACTCAGGTCCGTGGGGCTGGAAGATTCTTTGCAAAGCCTGAGGTGGTTCAGGCGATGCATGCCCTTCGAGCGCTCACTGTTACAGACCTGGAGAAACCCACCTTTGCCGCGGTGTCTGATGTGTTGCGCTCACTGGGCTGGAGAACCGAAGGTTCAGGAGAGAGCTGGGAGAGTCTCAACTGGTTTATCACCGTGCTAGATGAACTCGGCGGCAATCCCGCAATCGCCGAATACGTTCGTGAACTTCAAGAGCGCGAGCGCTCCGGCCACGAACCAGCGAGAAATGCTGTGACATTGGCCACCATTCACTCAACTAAAGGTTTGGAGTGGAAGTGCGTCTTCGTGGCCTCGGTTAGCGATTCGGTTTTTCCGCCATCGCGGTCAGCCCAAGAGCAATTCTCGGAGGAGCGCAGGCTTTACTTCGTGGCCATCACCAGAGCTCAGGAACTGCTGGAAATCTCATTCACCTCGGATCGAGGTCGCTCCCCACTACTCGGCAGCCACAGTTAG
- a CDS encoding S16 family serine protease, producing MTFFRSGRPPRRPRSWAITGLLVLALISLAAVPSGYVIQRPGAVFDVMAEVEGEPVITSSDLKTYESESRFDVTTISLLGNRESNPNWIQVLFAWADPDQVVLPLDEVFPPSKTTAEVRAESTAQMEISQQDAIAVALGHLGYEVPRRLYVNAVVADTPASGLVIAGDFVISAGGVKVQTFEELREQITKTEGAEMELTVERDGRLVQLKLAPQPRDDSYYIGAMVGYTYQFPKKVELQLGDVGGPSGGLMFTLGIVDRFTPGSLAKDNHVAGTGTISGEGNVGPIGGIRLKMIAANRAGADLFLVPEGNCEEAEGFVPEGLAAVSVANFEEAIQAVENLNAGKTFPALSCKN from the coding sequence ATGACGTTCTTTAGATCCGGTCGACCCCCCAGAAGACCTCGCAGCTGGGCCATCACTGGTCTGCTGGTGCTGGCACTAATTTCGCTTGCCGCAGTTCCCAGTGGTTACGTGATTCAACGACCCGGCGCTGTGTTCGACGTCATGGCTGAGGTGGAGGGGGAGCCGGTTATCACCTCTTCAGACCTCAAGACCTATGAGTCCGAGTCTCGCTTTGACGTCACCACAATTTCCCTTCTTGGAAACCGCGAGTCAAATCCAAACTGGATTCAGGTGCTTTTTGCCTGGGCAGATCCAGACCAGGTGGTTCTTCCACTGGATGAAGTTTTCCCACCAAGCAAAACCACTGCGGAGGTGCGGGCAGAGAGCACTGCACAAATGGAGATTTCGCAACAGGACGCTATCGCCGTCGCTCTGGGTCACTTGGGCTATGAAGTGCCTAGGAGGCTGTATGTGAATGCCGTGGTCGCCGACACCCCAGCATCTGGTTTGGTCATTGCCGGTGACTTTGTGATCTCGGCCGGCGGCGTGAAAGTTCAAACCTTCGAAGAGTTGCGTGAGCAAATCACCAAGACTGAGGGTGCGGAGATGGAACTAACGGTTGAGAGAGATGGCAGGTTGGTGCAGCTAAAACTCGCACCCCAGCCACGCGACGACAGCTATTACATCGGGGCCATGGTTGGCTACACCTACCAGTTCCCCAAGAAGGTGGAGCTTCAGCTTGGAGACGTTGGTGGTCCCAGTGGAGGGCTTATGTTCACGCTTGGAATCGTTGACCGGTTCACGCCGGGCTCGCTGGCCAAAGACAACCATGTTGCTGGAACCGGAACCATTTCCGGAGAGGGCAATGTGGGCCCAATCGGAGGCATCCGCTTGAAGATGATTGCTGCAAATCGAGCCGGCGCGGACCTCTTCCTGGTGCCAGAGGGAAACTGTGAAGAAGCTGAAGGTTTTGTGCCAGAGGGGCTAGCAGCGGTTTCCGTGGCAAACTTTGAGGAAGCAATTCAGGCAGTTGAGAATTTAAATGCTGGAAAGACATTTCCAGCTTTGAGCTGCAAAAACTAA
- a CDS encoding ATP-dependent DNA helicase has product MAKYSAQQVYSVLGDHTLTPEQVRAVAGASTQDPTLVIAGAGSGKTELMSVRILYLVANQLALPEEILGLTFTKKAASELSARVLKALYRLRESDMWPQDLEQDFLPPKIATYNSFGNEVFRQFALDVGLEPDAQVLGASSAVGLARELLRRLNLDDHPELGDWDKTAGYLTEKLLSMVQEITDNQASSQAVRQELAAFEKHVAALPKSEGGSMERFAYTQGFLSDAAVNQLLAGLAERFIELKKERNLVDYADQVSLALEATTRSEIELPYKFVMLDEYQDTSAIQVRFLAELFRGKPVMAVGDPNQAIYGFRGASAANLSSFFEDFGSGETLSLSTCWRSTEQIVEVANFTASSLTSPGLDQIKLRAIKSGNGVSAVFHQDLFAEAQAAASYFAENLKDQSGALLTRTKSQMGIFVAALEQHGVPVEVSGLSGLIEIPEVVDLIALLKVLSSAEASVELIRLLTSAKWRIGLRDIAKLGELAKRLTRIRPEADFASEVTLIEALDSLRFEGAHKQSEISESGLSRMRQAALLLHKLRSTPSLSITELAWLGVRELEIDIELYAKSKAANPLRHLEQFIERLSEYEAATVRPSLSGLMQWLEYALERDSFELPKSGSKKGVVQVMSVHASKGLEWDLVWVAQLVQGAFPIDGKDSKGWLAAGKIPYSLRADSKVLPEFDYQTAKSQKQLNEQFSDFKDAVKARALLEERRLAYVAFTRAAKELTLSGSYYKPGAQNPKPPSPFLLELKEAGLVEFELTEPLESNPLDAVAEVASWPAFDSNAELLQLADLVSSNPDTAPSHELALLFEERERNRTTPEPWLPSRISVSNLVRFLENPEAFLAELSRPMPPMYSDHAQRGTDFHSAIESILLDQDVALFDADVTSLVDGFKNSRFATLQPKFVEQSIEFVLAGHVVVCKLDAVFFDGHLYEIVDWKSGSKPSGEDLESRKVQLALYRIALSQWLGVPPERIRASFYYAADDVELAPDNLPSRMELEARIADLRKARQG; this is encoded by the coding sequence ATGGCTAAGTATTCCGCCCAGCAGGTCTATTCAGTTCTTGGAGATCACACCCTGACTCCTGAGCAGGTGAGAGCCGTAGCGGGAGCATCAACTCAAGACCCAACCTTAGTGATCGCGGGTGCGGGAAGCGGAAAGACTGAACTGATGTCAGTTCGGATCCTCTACCTGGTTGCTAACCAACTTGCTTTGCCAGAGGAGATTCTCGGACTGACCTTTACCAAGAAGGCAGCGAGCGAGCTCTCTGCGAGAGTGCTGAAGGCGCTATATCGACTTCGCGAGAGTGATATGTGGCCGCAGGACTTGGAACAAGATTTCTTGCCACCAAAGATCGCCACCTATAACTCTTTCGGCAACGAGGTGTTTAGACAGTTCGCTTTAGATGTTGGCCTTGAACCGGATGCTCAGGTGCTTGGGGCATCAAGTGCCGTCGGGTTGGCCAGGGAGCTGTTGAGGCGACTCAATCTTGATGATCATCCTGAACTAGGGGACTGGGACAAGACCGCTGGTTATCTCACCGAGAAGCTTTTGTCGATGGTCCAGGAGATTACTGATAATCAGGCTTCCTCGCAGGCTGTGAGGCAGGAGCTCGCCGCCTTTGAAAAACACGTCGCAGCGTTACCAAAGAGCGAGGGCGGGTCGATGGAACGCTTTGCTTACACCCAGGGATTCCTATCCGATGCTGCCGTAAATCAGCTTCTTGCTGGGTTGGCGGAGCGATTTATAGAGCTGAAGAAAGAACGAAATCTCGTGGACTACGCGGATCAAGTTTCATTGGCGCTCGAGGCTACAACTAGGTCAGAGATCGAGCTGCCATACAAGTTCGTGATGTTGGATGAGTATCAAGACACCTCAGCAATTCAAGTTCGATTCCTAGCGGAGCTATTCAGGGGTAAGCCAGTGATGGCGGTGGGTGACCCGAATCAAGCAATTTACGGATTCCGAGGAGCAAGCGCCGCAAACCTCAGCAGCTTTTTTGAGGACTTTGGTTCTGGGGAGACTCTGTCACTAAGCACCTGCTGGCGATCAACCGAGCAAATCGTTGAGGTGGCAAATTTCACTGCTTCATCCCTAACCAGCCCCGGCCTCGATCAAATTAAACTTCGTGCCATCAAGTCTGGGAACGGCGTTTCGGCAGTATTTCATCAGGACCTTTTCGCGGAGGCCCAGGCCGCCGCTAGCTACTTTGCTGAAAATTTGAAGGACCAATCAGGAGCACTGCTAACCAGAACCAAATCACAAATGGGAATCTTCGTAGCTGCTTTAGAGCAGCACGGCGTGCCAGTTGAGGTGAGTGGACTCTCGGGCTTGATTGAAATCCCCGAGGTGGTTGATCTGATCGCGCTTCTCAAGGTGCTCTCGAGCGCTGAGGCATCGGTTGAGCTCATCCGGCTTTTGACATCCGCGAAGTGGCGAATCGGTCTGAGAGACATTGCAAAGCTCGGTGAGCTAGCTAAGCGACTTACCAGAATTAGGCCAGAAGCAGATTTTGCAAGTGAAGTCACCCTGATTGAAGCGCTGGACTCACTTCGTTTTGAGGGAGCTCACAAGCAAAGCGAAATCAGCGAGTCGGGACTTTCCAGAATGCGGCAGGCCGCATTGCTGCTGCACAAGTTGCGCAGCACACCATCCCTCTCGATTACTGAATTGGCTTGGCTAGGGGTTCGGGAGCTTGAAATAGACATCGAGCTCTACGCCAAATCTAAGGCGGCCAACCCACTCAGGCACCTTGAGCAGTTCATAGAACGCCTGAGTGAATATGAGGCTGCGACTGTGCGCCCCAGCCTGAGTGGTTTGATGCAGTGGCTCGAATACGCCCTTGAGCGCGACAGTTTTGAACTTCCAAAGAGTGGTTCAAAAAAGGGAGTAGTTCAAGTCATGTCGGTTCACGCCTCCAAGGGTCTGGAGTGGGATCTGGTCTGGGTGGCCCAATTGGTCCAGGGGGCATTTCCTATTGATGGCAAGGACTCCAAGGGCTGGCTTGCAGCAGGGAAAATCCCCTACTCGCTGAGGGCTGACTCCAAAGTGCTCCCTGAGTTCGACTATCAAACGGCTAAGTCTCAAAAGCAGTTGAATGAGCAGTTCTCCGATTTCAAGGATGCCGTCAAGGCTAGAGCTTTGCTGGAGGAGCGCCGCTTAGCTTATGTGGCGTTCACTAGGGCTGCCAAAGAGCTGACCCTTAGTGGCTCCTACTACAAACCCGGTGCCCAAAACCCCAAACCGCCATCGCCGTTTTTGCTGGAACTCAAAGAAGCTGGCCTGGTTGAATTTGAGCTAACCGAGCCATTGGAGAGTAACCCTCTGGATGCTGTCGCAGAAGTTGCGAGCTGGCCGGCATTTGACTCCAATGCAGAGTTATTGCAGTTGGCTGATTTAGTTTCGTCCAATCCCGATACGGCGCCTTCTCATGAGCTCGCCCTGCTCTTTGAAGAGCGCGAGCGAAATCGGACCACTCCAGAGCCTTGGCTTCCAAGCAGAATCTCGGTTTCTAACCTGGTTCGCTTCTTGGAGAATCCAGAAGCATTTTTAGCGGAGCTGTCCCGCCCGATGCCGCCGATGTATTCCGATCATGCGCAGCGGGGAACTGATTTTCACTCAGCGATTGAATCGATTCTGTTAGACCAGGATGTAGCACTATTTGATGCTGACGTAACGTCTTTGGTAGACGGGTTCAAGAATTCTCGATTCGCAACCTTGCAGCCTAAATTTGTTGAACAGTCGATTGAGTTCGTCCTGGCTGGCCATGTGGTGGTCTGCAAGTTGGATGCCGTCTTCTTTGATGGCCATCTCTATGAAATTGTCGACTGGAAGTCTGGGTCAAAGCCAAGCGGCGAGGACCTGGAGTCCAGAAAAGTTCAGCTAGCGCTCTACCGGATCGCATTGTCACAGTGGCTCGGAGTTCCACCTGAGCGCATCAGGGCAAGTTTCTATTACGCAGCAGATGATGTGGAGTTAGCTCCAGACAACCTACCCTCGCGCATGGAGCTAGAGGCGCGAATAGCTGACCTTAGAAAAGCTCGTCAGGGTTAG
- a CDS encoding UPF0182 family protein, whose protein sequence is MTFPAPAQRKVSPLSIALGILAAIAFALFSAAGVYTDWLWFNQLGYEGVFLNQILGQIAAFSAGFVVMAISVGIALGVAWKTRPVYVRMPGESPFEAYQQMIEGLRKVVMFGLPIALGIFGGLILSREWESAALFLTSGEFGVTEEQFGLDASFYVFQLPFLQLLVGYLSGAILMAGIVSVAVHVIYGSVRFTGRDVQVSKSARVQIAILVAGYLLVQGASLWLDQYSTVTTPGSLFTGANYTDANAVIPGLQILAMISAVVALAFLFTAFIGKWRISIIATALMIVSSLVLSGLYPWLVQTFQVVPNERTLESKFLQRNIDATRAAFGLDAVEVVDYDAKVVAEPGALKNDAKTTASIRILDPALVSDAFRQLEQYRQYYSFPNRLHVDRYSINGQTQDTVVAVRELNQAGLGESQSWYNSTIVYTHGFGLVAAYGNKRDSDGKPLFLHSGIPPVGELGEFEPRVYFSPNAPLYSIVGAPEGAEPLEFDYPAGEDGQRETYTTFSGEGGPAIGDLLTRVAYALKFQSEQILLSDAINANSQILYNRDPAQRVQEVAPYLTLDSEVYPAIVDGRIKWIVDGYTLSNKFPYSNLENFGQSVLDSASEGFRGGIGSVNYIRNSVKATVDAYDGSVDLYQWDEKDPILSAWMKVYPNTVQPKSEMSAELMSHVRYPSDLFKMQRSVLGRYHVTEAGAFYSQQDAWMTPNDPVGTNSLGTLQPPYYLTMQTPGQTQSAFSLYSTFIPKSTGETTRNVLTGYLLANSDAGSKAGEVSSNFGKLTLLNLPRETIVPGPGQVQNNFNADSNVSSLLNLLRQGSTRVLNGNLLTLPVGGGLLYVQPVYVESTGETSYPLLQKILVAFGDQIAFEDTLDEALDELFGGDAGVDPTPSDPTPNTESPSVDPGSGSGDNPALSAALERANKALQEKQAALAAGDWTAFGEADERLAKAIEDALAALD, encoded by the coding sequence GTGACCTTTCCTGCACCCGCCCAACGCAAAGTCTCACCACTTTCCATTGCATTGGGAATTCTGGCCGCCATCGCTTTCGCACTCTTCAGCGCTGCCGGCGTTTACACCGACTGGCTCTGGTTCAACCAGCTTGGATACGAGGGCGTATTTCTGAACCAGATTCTTGGACAGATCGCGGCCTTCAGCGCTGGCTTTGTCGTCATGGCAATTTCGGTAGGGATAGCACTGGGTGTGGCATGGAAGACCAGACCGGTCTACGTGCGAATGCCAGGGGAGTCACCTTTTGAGGCCTATCAACAGATGATTGAGGGCCTGAGAAAAGTCGTCATGTTTGGCCTACCAATAGCGCTCGGAATCTTTGGAGGTCTGATTCTTTCTCGCGAATGGGAGAGTGCGGCCCTGTTTTTGACTTCGGGTGAGTTTGGTGTCACGGAGGAGCAGTTTGGCCTTGACGCATCGTTCTACGTCTTCCAGCTTCCTTTCCTTCAGCTTTTGGTCGGCTACCTGTCCGGTGCCATTTTGATGGCCGGCATTGTCAGTGTGGCTGTGCACGTGATTTACGGTTCCGTTCGTTTCACCGGGCGTGATGTTCAGGTTTCCAAATCCGCCCGAGTGCAAATTGCAATTTTGGTCGCAGGCTATCTATTGGTTCAGGGTGCGAGCCTTTGGCTCGATCAATACTCGACCGTGACGACCCCTGGATCTTTGTTTACCGGCGCTAACTACACCGATGCGAACGCGGTGATTCCGGGTCTTCAGATTCTGGCAATGATCTCTGCGGTCGTGGCGCTAGCCTTCCTATTCACTGCATTCATTGGCAAGTGGCGCATCTCCATCATCGCGACCGCACTTATGATTGTCAGCTCTCTGGTTCTATCGGGTCTTTATCCCTGGTTGGTGCAAACCTTCCAAGTGGTTCCAAATGAGCGCACCTTGGAGAGCAAGTTCTTGCAACGCAATATCGATGCAACCAGAGCTGCTTTCGGCCTAGACGCTGTTGAGGTGGTGGACTACGACGCCAAGGTGGTGGCTGAACCTGGAGCGTTGAAGAATGACGCCAAGACGACCGCCTCAATCCGAATCCTAGATCCGGCTCTGGTCAGCGATGCCTTCAGACAGCTTGAGCAGTATCGTCAGTACTACAGTTTCCCCAACCGTCTGCACGTAGATAGATACTCAATCAACGGTCAGACTCAGGACACCGTAGTCGCTGTTCGCGAACTGAACCAGGCTGGTCTCGGAGAGTCCCAATCCTGGTACAACTCCACCATCGTCTACACCCACGGATTTGGTTTAGTGGCTGCTTACGGAAACAAGCGTGACAGCGACGGAAAACCACTGTTCTTGCACTCCGGAATCCCTCCAGTTGGGGAACTAGGCGAATTCGAGCCTCGGGTTTACTTCAGCCCAAACGCTCCGCTGTACTCGATTGTTGGCGCCCCTGAGGGAGCGGAGCCACTTGAGTTTGACTACCCAGCCGGTGAGGACGGTCAGCGCGAGACCTACACGACCTTCTCTGGCGAGGGTGGCCCGGCAATCGGTGACCTGTTGACAAGAGTCGCATACGCACTCAAGTTCCAGAGCGAGCAAATCTTGCTTTCGGATGCCATCAACGCGAACTCGCAGATTCTTTACAACCGCGACCCAGCTCAGCGCGTTCAAGAGGTAGCCCCTTACTTGACCCTTGACAGCGAGGTTTACCCAGCAATCGTTGATGGGCGCATCAAGTGGATTGTTGATGGCTATACCCTCAGCAACAAGTTCCCCTACTCCAACCTGGAGAATTTTGGACAGTCTGTGCTCGACTCAGCTTCTGAGGGTTTCCGCGGCGGTATTGGTTCGGTGAACTACATCCGCAACTCGGTCAAGGCAACCGTTGATGCCTACGACGGTTCGGTGGATCTTTACCAGTGGGACGAGAAGGACCCGATTCTCAGCGCCTGGATGAAGGTATACCCCAACACCGTTCAGCCGAAGTCTGAGATGAGTGCCGAGCTGATGTCTCACGTGCGCTACCCATCGGACCTGTTCAAAATGCAGCGTTCAGTGCTGGGTCGCTACCACGTAACTGAGGCCGGTGCGTTTTACTCTCAGCAGGATGCTTGGATGACCCCGAATGATCCGGTCGGAACCAACAGCCTGGGTACTTTGCAGCCTCCTTACTACCTGACCATGCAGACTCCAGGTCAAACCCAGAGTGCGTTCTCGCTCTACTCGACCTTCATTCCGAAGTCGACTGGAGAGACCACCAGGAACGTCTTGACTGGTTACCTGCTAGCTAACTCTGACGCCGGCTCGAAGGCGGGAGAGGTGAGCTCAAACTTTGGCAAGCTGACGCTGCTCAACCTCCCAAGAGAAACCATCGTTCCAGGACCTGGTCAGGTGCAGAACAACTTCAACGCGGACAGCAATGTCTCCTCGCTGCTGAACCTGCTTCGTCAAGGTTCAACTCGAGTGTTGAATGGAAACTTGCTAACTCTCCCTGTCGGAGGTGGACTGCTTTATGTCCAGCCGGTTTATGTTGAGTCAACCGGTGAAACCAGCTACCCGCTGCTGCAAAAGATTTTGGTCGCCTTCGGAGATCAAATTGCGTTTGAGGACACTCTGGACGAGGCCCTGGATGAACTGTTTGGTGGCGACGCGGGTGTCGACCCAACTCCTTCTGATCCAACTCCAAATACCGAGTCGCCAAGCGTTGACCCGGGCTCTGGTTCGGGTGACAATCCAGCCTTAAGTGCAGCCCTCGAGCGAGCCAACAAGGCCTTGCAAGAGAAGCAAGCCGCTCTTGCAGCTGGAGATTGGACCGCATTTGGAGAGGCAGATGAGCGTCTTGCCAAGGCAATCGAGGATGCTCTAGCCGCGCTGGACTAA